The Pseudochaenichthys georgianus chromosome 8, fPseGeo1.2, whole genome shotgun sequence genome has a segment encoding these proteins:
- the cdc42ep4a gene encoding cdc42 effector protein 4a — MPILKQLVSGTSQTKRRMDLTREMISAPLGDFRHTMHVGRSGDAFGDTSFLSTRSGEPPPESSSLPRSPRPSLLSRTFRSSKRSQSVNRVDQQRDILDTPGGSPTYVKNAMSLPFLNDEDRGDSLVAKSLSSSPIKHYGDERGGAAASHFLELEEKSFGELTELPESPYHYSGGMKHAESVMSFHLDLGPSMLGDILGVMEKEDDDLGYEEGKSSEGRASPPLGIHGEEEDSAVGEKDGEAEEEMEEEEMKQQASLQPASSVDLGPEHGGPYTPEYTPETRPKHLQHLDSCSMSSSGSAALDEKPNSQTYAGDTDSATFSAPPEEESNFSSFMEDEDDEIRL; from the coding sequence ATGCCGATCCTCAAACAGCTGGTGTCTGGCACCTCCCAGACCAAGCGTCGCATGGACCTGACCCGGGAGATGATCAGTGCCCCGCTGGGAGACTTCCGCCACACCATGCATGTGGGCCGCAGTGGCGATGCGTTCGGAGACACCTCGTTCCTCAGCACCCGCTCAGGAGAACCCCCCCCTGAGAGCAGTTCCCTGCCCCGCTCCCCCCGGCCCAGCCTCCTGTCTCGCACCTTCAGGAGTAGCAAGCGCTCCCAATCTGTAAACAGGGTCGACCAGCAGAGGGACATCCTGGACACTCCTGGAGGGTCACCCACTTATGTGAAGAACGCCATGTCTCTGCCCTTTCTCAACGATGAGGACAGAGGGGACAGTTTGGTGGCAAAGAGTTTGTCCTCGAGTCCTATAAAGCATTACGGGGACGAGaggggcggagctgcagcttctCACTTTCTTGAGCTGGAAGAGAAAAGCTTCGGGGAGCTGACTGAGCTACCAGAGAGCCCCTACCACTACAGCGGTGGAATGAAGCACGCAGAGTCGGTGATGTCTTTCCATCTGGACCTGGGACCCTCCATGCTGGGGGACATCCTCGGggtgatggagaaggaggatgaCGATCTAGGCTACGAGGAAGGCAAGAGCAGCGAGGGCCGCGCCTCACCGCCTCTCGGCATCCACGGTGAGGAGGAAGATAGCGCGGTGGGAGAGAAGGATGGGGAAGCAGAGGAGGAGATGGAGGAAGAGGAAATGAAGCAGCAGGCCTCTCTGCAACCAGCCAGCTCTGTAGATCTAGGGCCCGAGCATGGAGGTCCCTACACCCCCGAGTACACCCCCGAAACTCGCCCCAAACACTTGCAGCATCTGGACAGCTGCTCCATGTCCAGCTCTGGCTCTGCGGCCCTGGATGAGAAACCAAACAGCCAGACGTACGCCGGAGATACAGACAGCGCCACCTTCAGTGCCCCGCCAGAGGAGGAGAGCAACTTCTCATCTTTCATGGAGGATGAGGACGATGAGATCCGCTTGTGA